A region from the Arachis ipaensis cultivar K30076 chromosome B01, Araip1.1, whole genome shotgun sequence genome encodes:
- the LOC107632756 gene encoding probable enoyl-CoA hydratase 2, mitochondrial has protein sequence MGALRVLMKRSLSTSKPYLSPNHPLLTFATLHQYHNRRNLILHHSASDFVKLHKLSATDSGIVKXXESNVNVAMICSSVPGVFCAGADLKERRNMSQSEVKVFVNSLRSAFLYLEEVCIPTIAVIEGVALGGGLEMALACDIRICGENALMGLPETGLAIIPGAGGTQRLPRLVGNAIAKEIIYTGRKINGKEALSLGLVNYFVPAGEAYSKALAVAREINAKGPVAIRMAKRAISEGVDTDMRSGLALEEDCYDQVLNTKDRLEGLAAFAEKRKPKYTGE, from the exons ATGGGCGCTTTGAGAGTGTTGATGAAGAGGTCTCTATCCACCTCCAAACCCTACCTCTCTCCCAATCACCCGTTGCTCACCTTCGCCACACTGCATCAATACCACAACCGCAGAAATCTTATTCTCCACCATTCTGCTTCTGACTTCGTTAAGCTTCACAAACTCTCTGCCACTGATTCCG GGATTGTGAAGNNNNNGGAATCAAATGTTAATGTTGCCATGATCTGCAGTTCAGTCCCTGGCGTATTTTGTGCTGGGGCAGATTTAAAG GAGCGCAGAAACATGAGTCAATCAGAGGTTAAGGTTTTTGTGAATTCTCTTCGCTCCGCTTTCTTATATTTAGAG GAGGTTTGCATACCTACTATTGCTGTTATTGAAGGAGTTGCACTTGGGGGTGGACTTGAAATGGCCCTGGCATGTGATATTAGAATATGTG GGGAAAATGCTCTGATGGGTTTGCCCGAAACTGGACTCGCCATAATCCCTGG GGCAGGTGGAACACAACGACTACCTAGATTGGTTGGAAACGCAATAGCAAAGGAGATTATATATACTGGTCGAAAGATTAATGGCAAAGAGGCTCTGTCCTTAG GTCTTGTAAATTACTTTGTTCCTGCTGGTGAAGCCTACTCAAAGGCACTCGCAGTTGCTCGGGAAATCAATGCGAAG GGTCCAGTAGCTATAAGGATGGCTAAAAGAGCTATCAGTGAGGGGGTTGATACTGATATGAGATCAGGTTTGGCCTTGGAAGAAGATTGCTATGATCAGGTGCTGAATACAAAAGATAGATTGGAAGGCTTGGCTGCGTTTGCTGAGAAGCGGAAACCAAAGTATACTGGAGAGTGA